A genomic window from Brassica oleracea var. oleracea cultivar TO1000 chromosome C8, BOL, whole genome shotgun sequence includes:
- the LOC106311432 gene encoding elongation factor 1-alpha 1 isoform X2 — translation MGKEKFHINIVVIGHVDSGKSTTTGHLIYKLGGIDKRVIERFEKEAAEMNKRSFKYAWVLDKLKAERERGITIDIALWKFETTKYYCTVIDAPGHRDFIKNMITGTSQADCAVLIIDSTTGGFEAGISKDGQTREHALLAFTLGVKQMICCCNKMDATTPKYSKARYDEIIKEVSSYLKKVGYNPDKIPFVPISGFEGDNMIERSTNLDWYKGPTLLEALDQINEPKRPSDKPLRLPLQDVYKIGGIGTVPVGRVETGMLKPGMVVTFAPSGLTTEVKSVEMHHESLVDALPGDNGGFNVKNVAVKDLKRGYVASNSKDDPAKGAANFTSQVIIMNHPGQIGNGYAPVLDCHTSHIAVKFSEILTKIDRRSGKEIEKEPKFLKNGDAGMVKMTPTKPMVVETFSEYPPLGRFAVRDMRQTVAVGVIKSVDKKDPTGAKVTKAAVKKGAK, via the exons GGGTAAAGAGAAGTTTCACATCAACATTGTGGTCATTGGTCATGTCGACTCTGGAAAGTCAACCACCACTGGTCACTTGATCTACAAGCTTGGTGGGATTGACAAGCGTGTGATCGAGAGGTTCGAGAAGGAAGCTGCTGAGATGAACAAGAGGTCTTTCAAGTATGCGTGGGTGTTGGACAAATTGAAGGCTGAGCGTGAGCGTGGTATCACCATTGATATTGCTCTCTGGAAGTTCGAGACCACTAAGTACTACTGCACAGTCATTGATGCTCCTGGACATCGTGATTTCATCAAGAACATGATTACTGGTACCTCCCAGGCTGATTGTGCTGTCCTTATCATTGATTCTACCACTGGTGGTTTTGAAGCTGGTATCTCCAAGGATGGTCAGACCCGTGAGCATGCTCTTCTTGCTTTCACCCTTGGTGTCAAGCAGATGATTTGCTGCTGTAACAAG ATGGATGCTACTACCCCTAAGTACTCCAAGGCTAGGTACGATGAGATTATCAAGGAGGTGTCTTCCTACTTGAAGAAGGTTGGGTACAACCCGGACAAAATCCCATTCGTCCCCATCTCTGGTTTCGAGGGTGACAACATGATTGAGAGGTCCACCAACCTTGACTGGTACAAGGGACCAACTCTCCTTGAGGCACTTGACCAGATCAACGAGCCTAAGAGGCCATCAGACAAGCCCCTCCGTCTACCACTTCAGGATGTCTACAAGATTGGTGGTATTGGAACGGTGCCAGTGGGTCGTGTTGAAACCGGTATGCTCAAACCTGGTATGGTTGTCACCTTTGCTCCTTCAGGGTTGACCACTGAGGTTAAGTCTGTTGAGATGCACCACGAGTCTCTTGTGGATGCACTTCCAGGTGACAACGGCGGATTCAATGTCAAGAATGTTGCTGTGAAGGATCTCAAGCGTGGGTATGTTGCATCCAACTCCAAGGATGACCCTGCCAAGGGTGCTGCCAACTTCACTTCCCAGGTCATCATCATGAACCACCCGGGTCAGATTGGTAACGGTTACGCTCCAGTTCTTGACTGCCACACTTCCCACATTGCCGTCAAGTTCTCTGAGATCCTCACCAAGATTGACAGGCGTTCTGGTAAAGAGATCGAGAAAGAGCCGAAGTTCTTGAAGAATGGAGATGCTGGTATGGTGAAGATGACTCCAACCAAGCCAATGGTTGTTGAGACCTTCTCTGAGTACCCACCTCTTGGACGTTTCGCCGTGAGGGACATGAGGCAGACTGTTGCAGTCGGTGTTATCAAGAGCGTTGACAAGAAGGACCCAACCGGAGCCAAGGTTACCAAGGCTGCGGTCAAGAAGGGTGCCAAGTGA
- the LOC106311432 gene encoding elongation factor 1-alpha 1 isoform X3: MGKEKFHINIVVIGHVDSGKSTTTGHLIYKLGGIDKRVIERFEKEAAEMNKRSFKYAWVLDKLKAERERGITIDIALWKFETTKYYCTVIDAPGHRDFIKNMITGTSQADCAVLIIDSTTGGFEAGISKDGQTREHALLAFTLGVKQMICCCNKMDATTPKYSKARYDEIIKEVSSYLKKVGYNPDKIPFVPISGFEGDNMIERSTNLDWYKGPTLLEALDQINEPKRPSDKPLRLPLQDVYKIGGIGTVPVGRVETGMLKPGMVVTFAPSGLTTEVKSVEMHHESLVDALPGDNGGFNVKNVAVKDLKRGYVASNSKDDPAKGAANFTSQVIIMNHPGQIGNGYAPVLDCHTSHIAVKFSEILTKIDRRSGKEIEKEPKFLKNGDAGMVKMTPTKPMVVETFSEYPPLGRFAVRDMRQTVAVGVIKSVDKKDPTGAKVTKAAVKKGAK, translated from the exons GGGTAAAGAGAAGTTTCACATCAACATTGTGGTCATTGGTCATGTCGACTCTGGAAAGTCAACCACCACTGGTCACTTGATCTACAAGCTTGGTGGGATTGACAAGCGTGTGATCGAGAGGTTCGAGAAGGAAGCTGCTGAGATGAACAAGAGGTCTTTCAAGTATGCGTGGGTGTTGGACAAATTGAAGGCTGAGCGTGAGCGTGGTATCACCATTGATATTGCTCTCTGGAAGTTCGAGACCACTAAGTACTACTGCACAGTCATTGATGCTCCTGGACATCGTGATTTCATCAAGAACATGATTACTGGTACCTCCCAGGCTGATTGTGCTGTCCTTATCATTGATTCTACCACTGGTGGTTTTGAAGCTGGTATCTCCAAGGATGGTCAGACCCGTGAGCATGCTCTTCTTGCTTTCACCCTTGGTGTCAAGCAGATGATTTGCTGCTGTAACAAG ATGGATGCTACTACCCCTAAGTACTCCAAGGCTAGGTACGATGAGATTATCAAGGAGGTGTCTTCCTACTTGAAGAAGGTTGGGTACAACCCGGACAAAATCCCATTCGTCCCCATCTCTGGTTTCGAGGGTGACAACATGATTGAGAGGTCCACCAACCTTGACTGGTACAAGGGACCAACTCTCCTTGAGGCACTTGACCAGATCAACGAGCCTAAGAGGCCATCAGACAAGCCCCTCCGTCTACCACTTCAGGATGTCTACAAGATTGGTGGTATTGGAACGGTGCCAGTGGGTCGTGTTGAAACCGGTATGCTCAAACCTGGTATGGTTGTCACCTTTGCTCCTTCAGGGTTGACCACTGAGGTTAAGTCTGTTGAGATGCACCACGAGTCTCTTGTGGATGCACTTCCAGGTGACAACGGCGGATTCAATGTCAAGAATGTTGCTGTGAAGGATCTCAAGCGTGGGTATGTTGCATCCAACTCCAAGGATGACCCTGCCAAGGGTGCTGCCAACTTCACTTCCCAGGTCATCATCATGAACCACCCGGGTCAGATTGGTAACGGTTACGCTCCAGTTCTTGACTGCCACACTTCCCACATTGCCGTCAAGTTCTCTGAGATCCTCACCAAGATTGACAGGCGTTCTGGTAAAGAGATCGAGAAAGAGCCGAAGTTCTTGAAGAATGGAGATGCTGGTATGGTGAAGATGACTCCAACCAAGCCAATGGTTGTTGAGACCTTCTCTGAGTACCCACCTCTTGGACGTTTCGCCGTGAGGGACATGAGGCAGACTGTTGCAGTCGGTGTTATCAAGAGCGTTGACAAGAAGGACCCAACCGGAGCCAAG